A single genomic interval of Corylus avellana chromosome ca10, CavTom2PMs-1.0 harbors:
- the LOC132163638 gene encoding rho GTPase-activating protein 1-like codes for MTEVLNPNHSPSHFSPSSSSPSPSSSAHIQNEDNNRGCECGSPSSSVAEERDSIVTGCEEEEAEGDRQRRDQLSLLALLVALFRRSLVACKSTDRRELCAMEIGLPTNVRHVAHVTFDRFNGFLGLPVEFEPEVPRRPPSASATVFGVSTESMQLSFDSRGNSVPTILLLMQRNLYALGGLQAEGIFRIAAENSQEEYVRDQLNGGVVPEGTDVHCLAGLIKAWFRELPSGVLDSLSPEQVMQCQTEEDYAELVRLLPPTEFALLDWAINLMADVVQQEHLNKMDARNIAMVFAPNMTQMADPLTALMYAVQVMNFLKTLILKTLRERKDSAEEPSSASRLEPSDENGHQSPSQTCLEDITRENEEREHAFVAEEPVSEISPNSNQN; via the exons ATGACTGAGGTCCTCAACCCCAACCATTCTCCTTcacatttctctccctcttcttcttctccttctccttcttcctctgCACACATTCAGAATGAGGACAACAACCGCGGCTGTGAATGTGGGTCGCCGTCTTCGTCGGTAGCCGAGGAACGGGATTCTATAGTGACCGGCTGTGAGGAAGAGGAGGCGGAGGGTGACCGGCAGAGAAGGGATCAGCTGTCTTTGCTAGCATTGCTGGTGGCCCTTTTCAGGAGATCTTTGGTTGCTTGCAAGAGTACTGACAGGAGGGAGCTCTGTGCAATGGAGATCGGGTTGCCAACTAATGTGCGCCATGTGGCGCATGTTACCTTTGATAGGTTCAATGGGTTCTTGGGATTACCTGTGGAGTTTGAACCTGAGGTGCCCAGGAGGCCTCCCAGTGCAAG TGCTACCGTCTTTGGAGTTTCCACGGAATCCATGCAGTTGTCATTTGACTCAAGAGGGAATAGTGTGCCAACGATTCTCTTGCTAATGCAGAGAAACTTGTATGCTCTAGGAGGCCTGCAG GCAGAAGGAATTTTCAGAATTGCTGCAGAAAACAGCCAAGAGGAGTATGTCAGGGACCAATTGAATGGGGGTGTGGTACCAGAAGGCACTGATGTACACTGTTTGGCAGGCCTTATCAAG GCTTGGTTTAGGGAACTCCCAAGTGGGGTTCTGGATTCTCTATCACCTGAGCAGGTAATGCAATGCCAGACGGAAGAGGATTATGCCGAGCTTGTGAGGCTTCTACCCCCAACTGAATTTGCTCTACTGGATTGGGCCATCAACCTCATGGCTGATGTTGTCCAACAGGAACATCTGAACAAGATGGATGCGCGAAACATAGCTATGGTTTTTGCACCAAACATGACTCAG ATGGCAGATCCTTTGACTGCTTTGATGTATGCAGTCCAAGTTATGAACTTCCTCAAGACCCTAATCTTAAAAACACTGCGCGAAAGAAAAGATTCTGCCGAGGAGCCATCTTCTGCTAGCCGTTTAGAGCCTTCTGATGAGAATGGCCACCAGAGCCCTTCACAAACCTGCCTGGAAGATATTACCCGAGAgaatgaagagagagagcatgcaTTCGTTGCTGAAGAACCTGTGTCAGAAATTTCCCCCAACTCTAACCAAAAC
- the LOC132162769 gene encoding peroxidase 60-like, protein MSPKALALALMIIFVSFTGGECYGELQMGFYRGKCGFLDVETIVASVVKAKFFGDPTIAAALIRMQFHDCFVNGCDASILLDGSSSEKTAPPNLSVRGYDVIDAVKDQVEKFCPGVVSCADIISMAIRDVVFLSGGGKYNVQTGRRDGFVSLASNVDLPSPTLSVAESIAAFARKGLTDTDMVYLLGTLNICLLLHIYLVTSTNSSTV, encoded by the exons atgtcTCCCAAAGCACTAGCCCTTGCGCTCATGATCATCTTTGTGAGCTTCACAGGGGGGGAGTGTTATGGTGAACTTCAGATGGGGTTTTACAGGGGAAAATGTGGGTTTCTAGATGTGGAAACTATTGTAGCAAGTGTTGTCAAGGCTAAGTTTTTCGGGGACCCTACAATTGCCGCCGCCCTCATTCGCATGCAATTCCATGACTGCTTTGTCAAT GGATGTGATGCATCGATTCTGCTAGATGGGAGCTCCAGCGAGAAAACTGCACCACCAAATCTAAGTGTGAGGGGGTATGATGTGATCGATGCAGTAAAAGATCAAGTAGAGAAGTTCTGTCCTGGGGTTGTCTCTTGTGCTGATATCATTTCTATGGCTATAAGGGACGTCGTTTTCTTg agTGGAGGAGGGAAATACAACGTCCAAACGGGGAGAAGGGATGGTTTTGTATCTCTTGCCAGTAATGTTGATCTTCCTAGTCCTACATTATCAGTAGCTGAATCCATTGCTGCATTTGCTAGAAAAGGACTCACTGATACAGACATGGTTTATCTTCTTGGTACACTAAACATTTGCCTCCTCCTCCATATATATCTTGTTACTTCAACTAATTCAAGCACAGTTTAA
- the LOC132164378 gene encoding uncharacterized protein LOC132164378, translating into MGKMVKWSWSSALVGAASGVAATALISAKPKDPTFHLISINLTTFKLNLPVLDAELLLTVHVSNPNIVPIHYSSTTMSIFYEGSLLGSAQVQAGSQGPHSCQLLRLPARLDGLELAHHAPRFIADVARREMVLDAVVDIAGTAKVLWWDHKFKVRVESRVTVDPVFFEVIDQDNKSEMEVFPA; encoded by the coding sequence ATGGGTAAAATGGTAAAATGGAGCTGGAGCTCAGCTCTGGTGGGAGCGGCGTCGGGTGTGGCAGCGACGGCTCTGATCTCGGCGAAGCCCAAGGACCCAACCTTCCATTTGATATCAATCAACCTCACAACCTTCAAGCTCAACCTCCCAGTCCTCGACGCCGAGCTCCTCCTCACCGTCCACGTCTCCAACCCCAACATCGTGCCGATCCACTACTCCTCCACCACCATGTCCATCTTCTACGAGGGCTCCTTGCTGGGCTCCGCCCAGGTGCAAGCGGGCTCCCAGGGGCCGCACTCCTGCCAGTTGCTCCGCCTTCCGGCTCGGCTCGACGGGCTCGAGCTGGCTCACCACGCGCCGCGCTTCATCGCCGACGTAGCCAGGCGCGAGATGGTGCTTGACGCCGTCGTGGACATCGCTGGTACGGCCAAGGTGTTGTGGTGGGACCACAAGTTCAAGGTCCGCGTGGAGAGTCGCGTGACCGTTGATCCGGTTTTCTTTGAAGTGATTGATCAGGATAATAAGTCTGAGATGGAGGTTTTTCCTGCTTGa